A window of Aeromicrobium sp. A1-2 contains these coding sequences:
- a CDS encoding DUF6326 family protein produces MTASSYGAQVRASPRSFGPGAHGLGCANGQVRSGSATDVPGVGIGEGGGTHPIKPRSIVMRTLQSHTALENPPLQSTLEDLRMPVQAKLAAAWASFMFFYIYVDYLHLYKPGIIDDILAGVVFEFDTNQTFVVSALALVGIPALMIMLSMTLPARANRTLNLVVASLYIPVSVFNVVGSSWFVFYGLGIVVEVLLLAFILRSAWTWPRRTVSPMTSAR; encoded by the coding sequence ATGACGGCCTCGTCGTACGGGGCACAAGTACGAGCTTCTCCTCGTTCTTTCGGCCCGGGAGCCCACGGGCTCGGCTGTGCCAACGGCCAGGTCAGATCAGGCTCCGCGACTGATGTGCCCGGCGTCGGCATCGGTGAAGGTGGAGGTACCCACCCGATCAAGCCAAGGAGCATCGTGATGAGAACGCTTCAATCCCACACCGCACTGGAGAATCCACCGTTGCAGAGCACGCTGGAAGATCTGCGCATGCCCGTGCAGGCCAAGCTCGCTGCAGCGTGGGCCAGCTTCATGTTCTTCTACATCTACGTTGACTATCTCCACCTGTACAAGCCCGGCATCATCGACGACATCCTGGCCGGCGTCGTCTTCGAGTTCGACACGAACCAAACCTTTGTCGTCAGCGCGCTCGCGCTCGTGGGGATCCCGGCCCTCATGATCATGCTCTCGATGACGCTGCCCGCGCGCGCGAACCGGACGCTCAACCTCGTCGTGGCATCGCTGTACATCCCTGTCTCTGTGTTCAACGTGGTCGGCTCATCCTGGTTTGTCTTCTACGGCCTCGGCATCGTGGTCGAGGTGCTGCTCCTGGCCTTCATCCTGCGCTCCGCCTGGACCTGGCCACGCCGCACCGTTTCGCCGATGACCTCGGCACGCTGA
- a CDS encoding PaaI family thioesterase — translation MTEPDALSQLTADARSMIPILGAMGLEVLEVTPHSAAARIPAEPNANHFGAMYAGSLFTVAEVLGGLMAGFMDVPGGLPLVKRLEIDFTRPAMTAVTARTTLSEDEFLRVQAEAVANGKSNYELISEVTDESGTVVARTHGYYQMRVMG, via the coding sequence ATGACCGAACCAGATGCCCTTTCTCAACTCACTGCCGATGCCCGTTCGATGATCCCGATCCTGGGCGCCATGGGTCTTGAGGTGCTCGAGGTGACTCCGCACAGTGCAGCCGCGCGGATCCCAGCGGAACCGAACGCCAACCATTTCGGCGCGATGTACGCGGGCTCCCTGTTCACGGTGGCCGAGGTCCTCGGCGGACTGATGGCCGGGTTCATGGACGTGCCCGGTGGTTTGCCACTGGTCAAACGCCTCGAGATCGACTTCACCCGGCCGGCGATGACGGCGGTGACCGCGCGGACCACGCTGTCCGAGGATGAGTTCCTCCGAGTGCAGGCCGAGGCCGTTGCCAACGGCAAGTCGAACTATGAGCTGATCAGCGAGGTCACCGACGAGTCCGGGACGGTCGTGGCCCGCACGCATGGCTACTACCAGATGCGGGTGATGGGCTGA
- a CDS encoding dienelactone hydrolase family protein, giving the protein MADIVLFHSVLGVRPGVHDAADRFRSDGHEVVVVDQYDGRVFDDYAEASAFAEAIGYPDLMRLAAEAVRNVPDGFIAAGFSNGGGMAEYVATQRRVSGVLMLSGALDLAMLGTDTWPAGVAAQIHYAVDDPFRNQAWIDAVADQVRAAGGPVEIFDYPGAGHLFTDSSLKSEFDEQSSELLWSRVLAFCGTPSM; this is encoded by the coding sequence ATGGCTGACATCGTGCTGTTCCATTCTGTGCTGGGAGTTCGACCAGGCGTTCACGACGCCGCCGATCGGTTCCGCTCCGACGGCCACGAGGTCGTCGTCGTGGATCAGTACGACGGGCGCGTCTTCGACGACTACGCCGAGGCGAGCGCGTTCGCCGAGGCGATCGGCTATCCAGACCTCATGCGTCTCGCCGCTGAGGCGGTCAGGAATGTGCCTGACGGATTCATCGCTGCAGGCTTCTCCAACGGTGGTGGCATGGCCGAGTACGTCGCGACGCAACGCCGCGTGTCGGGTGTGCTGATGCTGTCTGGCGCCCTGGACCTCGCGATGCTCGGCACCGACACATGGCCCGCCGGCGTCGCGGCCCAGATCCACTACGCCGTCGACGACCCCTTCCGGAATCAAGCCTGGATCGACGCCGTCGCCGACCAGGTGCGGGCTGCGGGCGGGCCCGTGGAGATCTTCGACTACCCCGGGGCCGGACACCTTTTCACCGACAGCTCCCTCAAGTCGGAGTTCGACGAGCAGTCGTCCGAGCTGCTGTGGTCTCGCGTGCTTGCCTTCTGCGGCACGCCATCGATGTAG
- a CDS encoding metalloregulator ArsR/SmtB family transcription factor yields MTPDATTETPPRGRRDQVLQVLRDADRALTIVQIAASLGVHPNTARFHLDTLVEVGQAMLVEADRRAPGRPPLMFRFVRRMDPAGPRQYRLLAEVLAQNLAGSPDPAAKAIEAGHAWALSMHSPVAEQPDVADDNPVEGSIGRLVGLLDDLGFAPETSAVGIGLRRCPFIELVEDHSEVICPIHLGLMQGSLAAWSSPVTVERLEPFTEPDLCMAHLTPTKDPR; encoded by the coding sequence ATGACACCAGACGCCACAACTGAAACTCCTCCGCGCGGTCGCCGCGACCAGGTCCTGCAAGTCCTGAGGGACGCCGACCGCGCGTTGACGATCGTGCAGATCGCTGCATCGCTGGGGGTGCACCCGAACACGGCCCGATTCCACTTGGACACCTTGGTCGAGGTTGGCCAGGCGATGCTGGTCGAGGCCGACCGCAGGGCTCCGGGTCGTCCACCCCTGATGTTTCGGTTCGTCCGCAGGATGGATCCCGCCGGCCCACGCCAGTACCGTTTGCTGGCCGAGGTCCTGGCCCAAAATCTCGCCGGTTCGCCCGATCCCGCAGCCAAGGCCATCGAAGCCGGTCATGCATGGGCCCTGAGCATGCACTCCCCCGTGGCAGAGCAGCCGGATGTCGCCGACGACAACCCAGTGGAAGGTTCGATCGGACGCCTGGTCGGACTGCTGGACGACCTGGGTTTCGCTCCCGAGACCTCCGCCGTCGGCATCGGTCTGCGGCGCTGCCCCTTCATCGAGCTGGTCGAGGACCATTCCGAGGTCATCTGTCCGATCCACCTCGGACTGATGCAAGGCTCTCTGGCGGCCTGGTCCTCCCCCGTCACCGTCGAGCGTCTCGAACCGTTCACTGAGCCGGACCTCTGCATGGCCCACCTGACCCCGACCAAGGACCCACGATGA
- the fdxA gene encoding ferredoxin encodes MTYVIGLPCVDVTDRGCVDECPVDCIYEGRRSLYIQPDECIDCGACEPVCPVEAIFYEDDLPAELEPFLGDNADFFTHTLPGRSGPLEAPGGAALLGALGVDTAMVAALPEPAKEPS; translated from the coding sequence ATGACATATGTGATTGGCCTGCCGTGCGTGGATGTGACCGACCGCGGGTGCGTCGACGAGTGCCCGGTCGATTGCATCTACGAAGGCCGTCGAAGCCTGTACATCCAACCCGACGAGTGCATCGACTGCGGCGCCTGCGAACCTGTGTGCCCGGTGGAGGCGATCTTCTACGAGGACGACCTGCCAGCAGAGCTCGAGCCATTTCTGGGCGACAACGCCGACTTCTTCACCCACACGTTGCCCGGTCGCTCCGGCCCGCTCGAGGCTCCCGGCGGCGCAGCGCTGCTCGGTGCATTGGGAGTGGATACGGCGATGGTTGCCGCCTTGCCAGAACCAGCGAAGGAACCGTCATGA
- a CDS encoding DUF2249 domain-containing protein — protein MTDHELDVRALRKPDKHPTIFATYAGLGVGESFVLVNNHDPRHLRDEFETEYPGGYEWSYLEPGPTVWRIQITKHTTTALPRVLANTAALASAAEPDANGAIWNLPVRQRDLDANVIRLLPGGSIAEHAGPDIDVLIHVIDGTGHLITERGRLELSLGDVVWLPQHSRRQFTAGAEGIRYLTVHRRRHGLVLEPATRASSSTAGGVGV, from the coding sequence ATGACCGATCATGAGCTCGACGTCCGCGCGCTGCGCAAGCCTGACAAGCACCCGACGATCTTCGCGACGTACGCGGGGCTGGGGGTGGGTGAGTCCTTCGTGCTGGTCAACAACCACGACCCCCGACACCTGCGCGATGAGTTCGAGACCGAGTACCCGGGCGGCTATGAGTGGTCCTACCTGGAGCCAGGTCCCACCGTGTGGCGGATTCAGATCACCAAGCACACCACCACCGCGTTGCCTCGGGTCCTGGCCAACACGGCCGCGTTGGCGAGCGCGGCTGAACCTGACGCCAATGGGGCGATCTGGAACCTGCCGGTACGGCAGCGGGACCTGGACGCCAACGTGATCCGCCTGCTTCCGGGCGGATCGATCGCGGAACATGCCGGCCCTGACATCGACGTGCTCATCCACGTGATCGACGGCACCGGTCACCTGATCACCGAGCGTGGCCGCCTCGAACTGTCGCTCGGGGACGTGGTGTGGTTGCCGCAGCATTCGCGCCGCCAGTTCACGGCAGGCGCCGAAGGCATCCGCTACCTGACGGTCCACCGGCGTCGACACGGACTCGTCCTCGAGCCCGCCACGCGGGCATCGTCGTCGACTGCGGGTGGCGTTGGTGTCTGA
- a CDS encoding carboxymuconolactone decarboxylase family protein: MKMVAKKHYSIREIYRITYDAARTRRFMAGTNLGRDKQFTERIMLAVTEVNGCELCSYAHTRFALEAGLSDAEIRSLLGGLSEGVPDHQIPAIAFAQHYADTGGHPDSAAWQNILDVYGEDEALSVLAAARIMMWGNAVGIPLSSLRSRLKGAADPGSGLGYEVATILGSTVVTPFALLQALVSVKRRAAVAPAASKDVVAGR; the protein is encoded by the coding sequence ATGAAGATGGTGGCCAAGAAGCACTACTCCATCCGCGAGATCTACCGGATCACGTACGACGCGGCTCGAACCAGACGATTCATGGCCGGGACGAACCTGGGTCGGGACAAGCAGTTCACCGAACGGATCATGCTGGCGGTGACCGAGGTCAACGGTTGTGAGCTGTGCTCGTACGCGCACACTCGCTTTGCTCTCGAGGCTGGTCTGAGCGATGCGGAGATCCGCTCCCTGCTGGGCGGCCTCTCGGAGGGGGTGCCGGACCACCAGATCCCCGCCATCGCCTTTGCCCAGCATTACGCCGACACCGGCGGGCACCCGGACTCGGCCGCCTGGCAGAACATTCTCGACGTGTACGGCGAGGACGAGGCGCTCAGCGTCCTGGCCGCTGCCCGCATCATGATGTGGGGGAATGCCGTCGGCATTCCGCTGAGCTCGTTGCGCTCACGACTCAAGGGTGCCGCAGACCCCGGGAGTGGCCTCGGTTACGAGGTTGCGACGATCCTCGGGTCGACTGTCGTGACGCCGTTTGCGCTGCTTCAGGCGCTGGTCTCGGTGAAGCGGCGCGCCGCGGTCGCTCCGGCGGCCAGCAAGGATGTTGTCGCGGGCCGCTGA
- a CDS encoding NAD(P)H-binding protein, with amino-acid sequence MTAPPSESVGDTAGEVPKATLRVLVTGATGYIGSRLVPVLVKEGHTVIAASRSSSGTDDYPWDGEVETRELDIEDEDQTGEAVAGVDAVIYLVHSMESEDFARKDREAAQRMASACERNGVSRIVYLSGLVPDGELSAHLRSRQEVEQIFLAGAVPAVVLRASMVIGAGSTSYELLKRLSERVPLITPVPAWMRSRIQPVAVEDVVHVIARSLRVDPRNAHFDVGGDQVLTYPELLGLFADTAGLRRIQVIVPGIPRWIVGLGCALIAQMPRTEVNTLIESLKHDMICHEEAVRDDLLEPGHDYLSVAEALRRALDPSSAAGTSYTGDVQGAAPTDPA; translated from the coding sequence ATGACCGCGCCACCGTCAGAGTCGGTCGGCGACACGGCAGGAGAAGTGCCGAAGGCGACACTTCGGGTGCTGGTGACAGGTGCAACCGGATACATCGGGTCACGCCTGGTCCCAGTACTGGTCAAGGAGGGACACACGGTCATCGCCGCCAGCCGCTCCTCATCAGGCACGGACGACTATCCGTGGGACGGCGAGGTCGAGACCCGAGAGCTGGACATCGAGGACGAGGACCAGACAGGCGAAGCGGTCGCGGGAGTCGACGCCGTGATCTATCTGGTCCATTCGATGGAGTCTGAGGACTTCGCTCGCAAGGACCGCGAGGCCGCCCAGAGGATGGCCTCGGCCTGCGAGCGCAACGGAGTCTCGCGCATCGTCTACCTGTCCGGGCTGGTGCCCGACGGCGAGCTCTCCGCGCACCTGCGCTCTCGCCAGGAGGTGGAGCAGATCTTCCTGGCCGGGGCGGTGCCGGCGGTCGTGCTGCGTGCGTCGATGGTCATCGGCGCAGGCTCCACGTCGTACGAGCTGCTCAAGCGGCTCAGCGAGCGCGTCCCCTTGATCACGCCGGTCCCGGCGTGGATGCGCAGCAGGATCCAGCCTGTTGCCGTCGAGGACGTCGTGCATGTCATCGCGCGATCCCTACGCGTCGATCCGAGGAACGCTCACTTTGATGTCGGCGGCGATCAGGTGCTGACCTACCCCGAGCTTCTCGGCCTGTTTGCCGACACCGCCGGACTGCGACGCATCCAGGTCATCGTGCCGGGCATACCCCGCTGGATCGTCGGACTGGGCTGCGCCCTCATCGCACAGATGCCGCGGACAGAGGTCAACACCCTCATCGAGAGCCTCAAGCACGACATGATCTGCCACGAGGAGGCGGTCCGAGATGATCTGCTCGAGCCCGGCCACGACTATCTGTCCGTTGCGGAGGCCTTGCGCAGGGCCTTGGATCCGAGCAGCGCTGCCGGCACGTCGTACACCGGGGACGTCCAGGGCGCCGCGCCGACGGATCCCGCCTGA
- a CDS encoding TetR/AcrR family transcriptional regulator, translating to MAHHGWQGDPPATEGLARARIIGAATRCIDRVGVAKTTLSDIAADARVTRQTVYRYFPSLGELLRAVAEAGAIDFTDRMRTHLTPCPAPIDAVVEAIVFCLEELPQEPSIGILLQAEDEDLFGRGITSSTGLDLGAQFLRSLPVDWEANGIIDGDLEGLAELMLRLIGSLMQHPPATPRSPDEVRAYLRRWLGAALTAPRA from the coding sequence GTGGCCCATCACGGATGGCAGGGCGACCCTCCGGCGACGGAGGGGCTGGCCCGCGCGCGAATCATCGGCGCAGCCACCCGCTGCATCGATCGCGTGGGGGTCGCCAAGACCACACTGTCTGACATCGCGGCCGACGCCCGAGTCACCCGCCAGACGGTCTACCGCTACTTCCCGAGTCTCGGAGAGCTGCTCCGCGCCGTCGCAGAGGCCGGCGCCATCGACTTCACCGACCGCATGCGGACCCACCTGACGCCTTGTCCCGCGCCGATCGACGCAGTGGTCGAGGCCATCGTCTTCTGCCTGGAGGAACTGCCGCAGGAGCCGAGCATCGGCATCCTGCTCCAAGCGGAGGACGAGGATCTCTTCGGCCGCGGGATCACCTCATCGACGGGTCTCGACCTTGGCGCACAGTTCTTGCGAAGCCTGCCGGTCGACTGGGAGGCGAACGGGATCATCGACGGCGATCTGGAGGGGCTGGCCGAACTGATGCTGCGCCTGATCGGGTCGTTGATGCAGCACCCCCCTGCCACGCCTCGCTCCCCCGACGAGGTGCGCGCCTATCTGCGACGTTGGCTTGGAGCCGCGCTGACAGCGCCCCGCGCCTGA
- a CDS encoding class I SAM-dependent methyltransferase: protein MWDSYRIKTAATGVKRLATLSPEDKQGCIDAYRFFQRMQAGEETETAQETKAVADYYKVLNNMLSVFDLEKLYIPPMLDMTKGLYDNQILTEKALLADLALHDPAGSHLLDMGCGRGRIAHHLATLTGGQVSGYNIDPDQVENGIDWAARCGMSDRLHFKVGNHHEPLEYESESFDGCFSVQAVWPFFKKEELDLHAREMYRVLKPGARYACSEYLLTPYFDWENEEHVALHRLFLPTLAATRSMYPADVCGALERAGFHIELSAPSRSEAWPLCDQKSDLIRRGRHLVRALEKIKVAPAWIEESLELLQRGGEAWNEAERAKIADLNWRIVATKQ, encoded by the coding sequence ATGTGGGACTCCTACCGAATCAAGACGGCTGCGACCGGTGTGAAGCGGCTGGCAACTCTGTCGCCCGAGGACAAGCAGGGTTGTATCGACGCGTACCGGTTCTTCCAGCGGATGCAGGCGGGCGAGGAGACCGAGACCGCGCAGGAGACCAAGGCCGTGGCGGACTACTACAAGGTCCTCAACAACATGCTCTCGGTGTTCGACCTGGAGAAGCTGTACATCCCGCCGATGCTGGACATGACCAAGGGCCTGTACGACAACCAGATCCTGACCGAGAAGGCGCTGCTGGCCGACCTCGCGCTGCACGACCCGGCCGGCTCCCACCTGCTCGACATGGGGTGTGGCCGCGGCAGGATCGCCCACCACCTCGCGACCCTGACCGGGGGACAGGTCTCGGGCTACAACATCGACCCCGACCAGGTCGAGAACGGGATCGACTGGGCTGCTCGGTGCGGCATGAGCGACCGACTGCACTTCAAGGTCGGCAATCATCACGAACCGCTCGAGTACGAGTCGGAGTCGTTCGACGGGTGCTTCTCGGTCCAGGCCGTGTGGCCGTTCTTCAAGAAGGAGGAGCTGGACCTGCATGCCCGTGAGATGTACCGGGTGCTCAAGCCCGGCGCCCGCTACGCCTGCTCGGAGTACCTGCTGACGCCGTACTTCGACTGGGAGAACGAGGAGCACGTCGCGCTGCACCGGCTCTTTCTGCCCACATTGGCGGCGACCCGGTCGATGTACCCGGCCGACGTCTGCGGCGCCCTGGAACGTGCGGGCTTCCACATCGAGCTGTCCGCGCCGTCCAGGAGCGAGGCCTGGCCGTTGTGCGACCAGAAGAGTGACCTGATCCGCCGCGGTCGGCACTTGGTCCGCGCCCTTGAGAAGATCAAGGTCGCCCCGGCCTGGATCGAGGAGTCTCTGGAGCTGCTGCAGCGCGGCGGTGAGGCCTGGAACGAAGCCGAGCGCGCGAAGATCGCTGACCTGAACTGGCGGATCGTGGCCACGAAGCAATAG
- a CDS encoding thioesterase family protein produces MSLAMFTLEDDLLIPTEIARSMWSHDQIHGVAVSGALARGLEQRIADLGRGDLQPARYTVDLFQPAKMSPCTVTTEVVREGRRICLIDATLLQGGIRVARASCTFLLPTESPSGAAWSPVDHPQAPPVDVVPPSEEPRVPFFTSDEPWSQAFADHQNAGRKRTWQAGLPIVDGEPGTPFQAVASIADATSMVVNWGTEGVQFINTDITLALARPPVSREIGLSATDRVELDGISVGTVEVFDRAGPLGTAMVTAIANASRPVNFANVEFDDDGGRHIRDDKPA; encoded by the coding sequence ATGTCTTTGGCCATGTTCACCCTCGAGGACGACCTCCTCATCCCCACCGAGATCGCCCGCAGCATGTGGAGTCACGACCAGATCCACGGCGTGGCCGTGAGCGGCGCCCTCGCGCGCGGCCTCGAGCAGCGCATCGCCGACCTCGGCCGGGGCGATCTGCAACCCGCGCGCTACACCGTCGACCTGTTCCAACCCGCCAAGATGTCGCCCTGCACCGTGACGACGGAGGTGGTCCGGGAGGGACGCCGCATCTGCCTGATCGACGCGACACTCCTCCAGGGTGGGATCCGGGTCGCGCGGGCCAGTTGCACCTTCCTGCTCCCGACGGAGTCCCCCAGCGGCGCGGCCTGGTCCCCCGTCGACCACCCGCAGGCACCGCCAGTCGACGTCGTGCCACCAAGTGAGGAGCCGCGAGTGCCGTTCTTCACGAGCGACGAGCCCTGGTCGCAGGCGTTCGCCGACCACCAGAACGCTGGCCGCAAGCGGACCTGGCAGGCAGGCCTGCCGATCGTGGACGGCGAACCTGGCACACCATTCCAGGCCGTGGCAAGCATCGCCGATGCCACCAGCATGGTCGTGAACTGGGGAACTGAGGGTGTGCAGTTCATCAACACCGACATCACCCTCGCGCTCGCGAGACCTCCCGTGAGTCGGGAGATCGGCCTCTCGGCCACCGACCGTGTGGAGCTCGACGGCATCTCAGTCGGCACCGTGGAGGTTTTCGACCGTGCCGGCCCGTTGGGCACGGCCATGGTCACGGCGATCGCCAATGCTTCACGCCCCGTGAACTTCGCGAACGTGGAGTTCGACGACGACGGCGGCCGCCACATTCGCGACGACAAGCCGGCATGA
- a CDS encoding nuclear transport factor 2 family protein, with product MLDLQTISDRIEIDDLITSYTRAVDTLDWERFGAVFTPDATIDYTASGGIKGTRDEVRKWLAQTLPMFSVMQHYACQKEVTLDGDTAAARIYLMNPMAISQPDGGLWRMEVGGYYLHQLVRTPDGWRSRELVEEIAWDRKD from the coding sequence ATGCTCGACCTGCAGACCATCTCCGACCGCATCGAGATCGATGACCTGATCACGTCCTACACGCGCGCCGTGGACACGCTCGACTGGGAGCGCTTCGGCGCCGTCTTCACTCCGGACGCCACGATCGACTACACCGCGAGCGGCGGGATCAAGGGCACGCGCGACGAGGTGCGGAAATGGTTGGCGCAGACCCTTCCGATGTTCTCGGTCATGCAGCACTACGCCTGCCAGAAGGAAGTCACCCTCGATGGCGACACGGCTGCTGCACGCATCTACTTGATGAACCCCATGGCCATCAGCCAGCCGGACGGCGGCCTCTGGCGCATGGAGGTCGGCGGGTACTACCTGCACCAGCTGGTGCGGACGCCCGACGGCTGGCGCAGCCGCGAGCTCGTGGAGGAGATCGCGTGGGACCGCAAGGACTAG
- a CDS encoding SDR family oxidoreductase, giving the protein MVLERFRLDNRVAIVTGAGRGIGAASALALAEAGADVVLAARTKDQLLEVAAQVEAMGRRAVVVAADLTDLDQVAALAQTAMDSFGRLDVVINNVGGSMPREFVKTNVAALEDAFHFNVSTAHALTRAALPHLLASDSAAVVNISSVMGRVSGRGYLAYGTAKAALAHWTRLAARDLSPGVRVNAIAVGSVATSALEVVTGDEGLTAQMEANTPLRRIGDPDDIAATVLFLASPAGAYLTGKVLEVDGGIDQPNLDMGLPDLGEKP; this is encoded by the coding sequence ATGGTGCTTGAGAGGTTCCGTCTGGACAACCGAGTTGCGATCGTCACCGGCGCAGGCCGAGGGATCGGCGCGGCGAGTGCTCTTGCGCTGGCCGAGGCCGGTGCAGACGTTGTGCTGGCTGCCCGCACGAAGGATCAGTTGCTGGAGGTCGCCGCGCAGGTGGAGGCGATGGGCCGCAGGGCAGTGGTGGTGGCCGCGGATCTCACCGACCTCGACCAGGTGGCCGCCCTAGCGCAGACCGCGATGGATTCCTTCGGGCGGCTCGACGTCGTGATCAACAATGTCGGTGGCTCGATGCCGCGCGAGTTCGTGAAGACGAACGTCGCCGCCCTCGAGGACGCCTTCCACTTCAACGTCTCGACCGCGCACGCGCTCACCCGTGCGGCGCTGCCTCATCTGTTGGCCAGCGACAGCGCAGCGGTCGTCAACATCTCCTCGGTGATGGGACGAGTCAGCGGACGTGGCTACCTGGCCTACGGCACTGCCAAGGCGGCCCTGGCCCACTGGACGCGCCTCGCGGCCCGCGACCTTTCGCCGGGCGTCCGGGTCAACGCGATCGCCGTCGGATCGGTGGCCACCTCGGCCCTCGAGGTCGTCACCGGCGACGAGGGCCTCACGGCGCAGATGGAGGCCAACACCCCACTGCGCCGCATCGGCGACCCCGACGACATCGCCGCCACCGTCTTGTTCCTCGCCAGCCCCGCCGGGGCCTACCTCACCGGCAAGGTGCTGGAGGTGGATGGCGGTATCGACCAGCCCAACCTCGACATGGGGTTGCCTGACCTAGGAGAAAAGCCATGA
- a CDS encoding diacylglycerol kinase, protein MTTRVVAWSTGNVGKHAIAGIANRPDYELVGLWVSNPDKVGKDAGRLANLDRDLGVLATNDVEEIIALKPDCVVHTAMSDDRLFEALADLERLLRAGINVVSAGPVFLQYPSGPALGMSDGVRQAALDGGVSLHVNGIDPGFANDWLPLSLTSISERIDQVRCVELLNYNTYNQRMIVFDVMGFGKPMDDIPMLLQPGILTMAWGSVVHQIAAGLGVELDEVEEFYERVPATETFDIDCGTIEAGMVAGLHFEVRGMIGGKAVIVLEHVTRVHDDIAPHWPQPAGLGCYRVEIKGEPNYTLDLQLLGTDGDHNTAGLKATAMRLVNSIPAVVAAEPGLVSALDLPLVTGRGLIAT, encoded by the coding sequence ATGACCACTCGTGTCGTTGCATGGAGCACGGGCAATGTCGGCAAGCACGCCATCGCGGGCATCGCCAACCGTCCCGACTACGAGCTTGTTGGCCTCTGGGTGTCCAATCCGGACAAGGTTGGCAAGGACGCCGGACGCCTGGCCAACCTCGATCGTGACCTCGGCGTGCTCGCCACGAACGATGTCGAGGAGATCATCGCGCTGAAGCCGGACTGTGTCGTGCACACCGCGATGTCCGACGATCGCCTGTTCGAGGCGTTGGCTGATCTTGAGCGGCTGCTGCGCGCCGGCATCAATGTCGTCTCGGCGGGCCCGGTGTTCCTCCAGTATCCGTCCGGCCCGGCGCTCGGGATGTCCGACGGGGTGCGTCAGGCGGCACTCGACGGCGGCGTCTCGCTCCACGTCAACGGCATCGATCCGGGTTTTGCCAACGACTGGCTGCCCTTGTCACTCACCAGCATCAGCGAGCGGATCGACCAGGTGCGCTGCGTCGAGCTGCTCAACTACAACACGTACAACCAGCGCATGATCGTCTTTGACGTCATGGGATTCGGCAAGCCCATGGACGACATCCCGATGCTCCTGCAGCCGGGAATCCTCACGATGGCGTGGGGCAGCGTGGTGCATCAGATCGCCGCTGGGCTCGGAGTCGAGCTCGATGAGGTCGAGGAGTTCTACGAGCGGGTCCCGGCCACCGAGACCTTTGACATCGACTGCGGAACCATCGAAGCGGGGATGGTCGCAGGACTGCACTTCGAGGTGCGAGGCATGATCGGCGGCAAGGCGGTCATCGTGCTGGAGCACGTCACCCGCGTGCACGACGACATCGCCCCGCACTGGCCGCAGCCTGCCGGTCTGGGTTGCTATCGCGTCGAGATCAAGGGTGAGCCCAACTACACGCTCGACCTCCAGCTGCTCGGCACGGACGGTGACCACAACACCGCAGGCCTCAAGGCCACCGCGATGCGGCTCGTGAACTCGATTCCCGCTGTCGTGGCAGCAGAGCCGGGCTTGGTCTCCGCGCTCGACCTGCCTCTGGTCACCGGTCGGGGACTGATCGCCACCTAG
- a CDS encoding TetR family transcriptional regulator, which produces MTSVTKTPGSDAQRERHRRILDATISLAEEGGFDAVQMRAVADDAEVALGTLYRYFPSKIHLLVTALGRQFEQAEEQTLSRQVPGDTPHERVMYILGTTTKALQRQPQLTEALTRAFMFADASVADEIHFVGMRLTAMITHAIDGTDVTREPTAEDTAIVRVIGDVWLSALMGWVTGRTTAADVTKSMDVAVRLLLR; this is translated from the coding sequence ATGACCAGCGTGACCAAGACGCCCGGTTCTGATGCGCAGCGTGAACGTCACCGCCGCATCCTCGACGCCACGATCAGCCTGGCTGAGGAAGGCGGCTTCGACGCCGTCCAGATGCGCGCGGTCGCCGACGACGCCGAGGTCGCCCTGGGCACCCTCTACCGATACTTCCCCTCCAAGATCCACCTCCTGGTCACCGCGCTCGGGCGTCAGTTCGAGCAGGCAGAAGAGCAGACGCTCAGCCGCCAGGTCCCCGGAGACACCCCTCACGAGCGGGTCATGTACATCCTGGGCACCACCACCAAGGCACTGCAACGGCAGCCTCAGCTGACCGAGGCCCTGACTCGGGCGTTCATGTTCGCCGACGCCTCGGTCGCCGACGAGATCCACTTCGTCGGCATGCGACTGACGGCCATGATCACGCACGCCATCGATGGCACCGACGTGACCCGAGAGCCCACTGCCGAGGACACCGCGATCGTCCGAGTCATCGGCGACGTGTGGCTGTCGGCGCTCATGGGCTGGGTTACCGGCCGCACGACGGCCGCGGACGTCACGAAGTCCATGGACGTCGCCGTCCGCCTGTTGCTGCGCTGA